One Myxococcus stipitatus DNA segment encodes these proteins:
- a CDS encoding DUF4476 domain-containing protein — translation MKALVVAVALLSAASSFAQDSANEKFRGPPPGRSVPQQPSSGPFVPPDRADSLVVVNRNELAARLERLERLLADIEDRADRDTRAKARRAQEQLDGVKRTVAEAPLLATVMPRPPPPPPQPVIRPMSDGPFMRLNEAISREAFKDDKMRVLTMGLNDNYLLVSQVTRILEHFQFSDDKLAAVRFMKNRILDTENNYLLFNAFTFSQDKKKLQDILSQR, via the coding sequence ATGAAGGCCCTCGTCGTCGCAGTCGCATTGCTGTCCGCCGCTTCCTCCTTCGCGCAGGACTCGGCCAACGAGAAGTTCCGCGGGCCCCCGCCGGGCCGCTCCGTTCCGCAGCAGCCGTCCTCCGGTCCGTTCGTCCCGCCCGACCGCGCGGACTCGCTCGTGGTCGTCAACCGCAACGAGCTGGCCGCCCGCCTGGAGCGCCTGGAGCGCCTGCTGGCCGACATCGAGGACCGCGCGGACCGCGACACGCGCGCCAAGGCCCGCCGGGCCCAGGAGCAGCTCGACGGCGTGAAGCGCACGGTCGCCGAGGCTCCGCTGCTCGCGACGGTGATGCCGAGGCCGCCGCCCCCGCCGCCGCAGCCGGTCATCCGGCCGATGTCGGATGGTCCCTTCATGCGGCTGAACGAGGCCATCTCCCGCGAGGCCTTCAAGGACGACAAGATGCGCGTGCTGACGATGGGACTGAACGACAACTACCTGCTCGTCTCCCAGGTGACGCGCATCCTCGAGCACTTCCAGTTCAGCGATGACAAGCTCGCCGCCGTGCGCTTCATGAAGAACCGCATCCTCGACACGGAGAACAACTACCTGCTCTTCAACGCCTTCACGTTCTCCCAGGACAAGAAGAAGCTGCAGGACATCCTCTCGCAGCGCTGA
- a CDS encoding 2,3-bisphosphoglycerate-dependent phosphoglycerate mutase, translating into MPLLALVRHGQSLWNHENRFTGFVDVPLTAQGRDEARLAARALQGLTFDVAYTSALTRAQETLAIILETLGQHPPVIRDAALNERHYGDLQGLNKADAAREFGEAQVKLWRRSYDVPPPNGESLEMTARRVLPFYERAISGDLRLGKNVLVVAHGNSNRSLVMKLDQLTGEQVVGLELATGVPLLYELSADGAVLSKRTPSA; encoded by the coding sequence ATGCCCCTCCTCGCCCTCGTCCGTCACGGACAGTCCCTCTGGAACCACGAGAACCGCTTCACCGGCTTCGTGGACGTCCCCCTCACCGCGCAGGGCCGCGACGAGGCCCGCCTCGCCGCGCGCGCGCTCCAGGGCCTGACGTTCGACGTGGCGTATACCTCCGCCCTCACCCGCGCCCAGGAGACGCTGGCCATCATCCTGGAGACGCTCGGCCAGCACCCGCCCGTCATCCGCGACGCGGCCCTCAACGAGCGCCACTACGGCGACCTCCAGGGCCTCAACAAGGCGGACGCCGCGAGGGAGTTCGGAGAGGCCCAGGTGAAGCTGTGGCGCCGCTCCTACGACGTGCCCCCGCCCAACGGCGAGTCACTGGAGATGACCGCCCGCCGCGTGCTGCCCTTCTACGAGCGCGCCATCTCCGGCGACCTGCGCCTGGGCAAGAACGTCCTCGTCGTCGCGCACGGCAACTCCAACCGCTCCCTCGTCATGAAGCTCGACCAGCTCACCGGCGAGCAGGTGGTGGGGCTGGAGCTGGCCACGGGCGTCCCCCTCCTCTACGAGCTGTCCGCCGACGGCGCCGTGCTGTCCAAGCGGACTCCCTCTGCTTGA
- a CDS encoding DNA glycosylase AlkZ-like family protein: protein MTRGTVAPAAALRISLERARAHWLRTQGLAEPLALDLEALVAATGWVRTLGGADVYLALAARAARMARADLDRAVEASRLQVIPAVRGCIYLVPREEVPLTLRVAEAQYRKRAEREHAQSGIAPKELVDVGEAVLVALRKGALSTDALRKALPAGVVRSLGAAGKKAGISSTLPPALRHLEFEGKVERSLEGGRLDTERYLWRLPARNPFTGAKVPAEVEERNARLAALFFRQFGPATVEDFADWAAFSQREAKAAVARAALVPVEVEGLGALAYVPEAVVTTLREKVPQATSVSFLPSQDLYFAARGGPGRVTDPRHHALQVPRWGSAKDGALGEVAHMSLRGVLDGDRLAGFWEFDPAAGEVVFHTFEALSPRRRKQFEARAGEVATFLVDEVGHARAFTLDTDASVAERAALIRSL from the coding sequence ATGACCCGAGGGACCGTCGCACCCGCCGCCGCGCTCCGCATCTCCCTGGAGCGTGCGCGCGCGCACTGGCTGCGCACGCAGGGGTTGGCGGAGCCGCTGGCGTTGGACCTGGAGGCGCTCGTCGCCGCCACGGGTTGGGTGCGCACGCTCGGTGGCGCGGATGTGTACCTGGCGCTCGCGGCGCGCGCGGCCCGCATGGCTCGGGCCGACCTGGACCGCGCGGTGGAGGCGTCGCGGCTCCAGGTGATTCCAGCGGTCCGGGGCTGCATCTACCTCGTGCCTCGCGAGGAGGTGCCGTTGACGCTGCGCGTGGCGGAGGCGCAGTACCGCAAGCGCGCCGAGCGCGAGCACGCGCAGTCCGGCATCGCGCCGAAGGAGCTGGTGGACGTGGGCGAGGCGGTGCTCGTCGCGCTGCGCAAGGGGGCCTTGTCCACGGACGCGCTCCGCAAGGCGCTGCCGGCGGGCGTGGTGCGGAGCCTGGGGGCGGCGGGGAAGAAGGCCGGCATCTCGTCCACGTTGCCGCCCGCGCTGCGGCACCTCGAGTTCGAGGGCAAGGTGGAGCGCTCGCTCGAGGGCGGACGGTTGGACACCGAGCGGTACCTGTGGCGGTTGCCGGCGCGCAATCCCTTCACGGGCGCGAAGGTCCCCGCGGAGGTGGAGGAGCGCAACGCGCGGCTCGCGGCGCTCTTCTTCCGACAGTTCGGTCCGGCCACGGTGGAGGACTTCGCGGACTGGGCCGCGTTCTCCCAGCGTGAGGCGAAGGCGGCGGTGGCGCGCGCCGCGCTGGTCCCGGTGGAGGTGGAGGGGCTCGGGGCCCTGGCCTATGTCCCCGAGGCGGTGGTGACGACGCTGCGGGAGAAGGTTCCCCAGGCCACGTCCGTGTCCTTCCTCCCCTCGCAGGACCTCTACTTCGCCGCGCGTGGCGGACCGGGCCGGGTGACGGACCCCAGGCACCATGCGTTGCAGGTGCCCCGATGGGGCAGCGCGAAGGATGGCGCGTTGGGCGAGGTCGCTCACATGTCGCTTCGGGGTGTGCTGGATGGCGATCGGCTCGCGGGGTTCTGGGAGTTCGACCCGGCGGCGGGTGAGGTGGTCTTCCACACCTTCGAGGCGCTGTCGCCCAGGCGTCGCAAGCAGTTCGAGGCGCGCGCCGGGGAGGTGGCCACCTTCCTGGTGGACGAGGTGGGCCACGCGCGAGCGTTCACGTTGGACACCGATGCGTCGGTGGCGGAGCGCGCGGCGCTCATCCGCTCGCTGTAG
- a CDS encoding helix-turn-helix domain-containing protein, which produces MTPSSFQHAPTGPLSGFIRGIRAVERGPHGDGAYVRLPDGEAELIFRFTPTRGDAYVVGTRLRVFHKQGDDVPPLAIAVRFKPGGAYPFFGVPMSELNERVVSLDTLWGRDGALLREALCETPDVAGRVQQVEAALAGRLRSGSVFEPASAHVVRRAVRTLTRATELPRVDALARELGVSERQLRRAFDDVVGMGPKAFARIVRFQRAVRASRRMPTPDWGAIAAATGYYDQAHLITEFRELTGVTPRALLRADGHADRATASG; this is translated from the coding sequence GTGACGCCCTCTTCCTTCCAACACGCGCCCACGGGGCCGCTCTCCGGCTTCATCCGAGGCATCCGAGCGGTCGAGCGTGGCCCCCACGGTGACGGCGCGTACGTGCGCCTCCCGGATGGAGAGGCCGAACTCATCTTCCGGTTCACGCCCACGCGAGGCGACGCCTACGTCGTGGGGACGCGGCTGAGGGTGTTCCACAAGCAGGGGGATGACGTGCCGCCCCTGGCCATCGCCGTGCGCTTCAAGCCAGGAGGGGCCTATCCCTTCTTCGGCGTCCCCATGTCGGAGCTCAACGAGCGCGTCGTCTCGCTCGACACGCTGTGGGGGCGCGACGGCGCGCTGCTGCGCGAGGCCCTCTGCGAGACGCCCGACGTGGCCGGGCGCGTCCAACAGGTCGAGGCGGCGCTCGCCGGGCGATTGCGCTCGGGGTCGGTGTTCGAGCCCGCGTCCGCGCACGTGGTGCGGCGGGCCGTGCGCACCCTCACCCGGGCCACCGAGCTGCCCCGCGTAGACGCGCTCGCGCGCGAGCTGGGGGTCAGCGAGCGACAACTCCGCCGCGCCTTCGACGACGTGGTGGGCATGGGCCCCAAGGCCTTCGCGCGCATCGTCCGCTTCCAGCGGGCGGTGCGGGCCTCGCGGCGCATGCCGACGCCGGACTGGGGCGCCATCGCCGCCGCCACCGGCTACTACGACCAGGCCCACCTCATCACCGAGTTCCGCGAGCTGACAGGCGTCACGCCCAGGGCACTGCTCCGCGCGGACGGGCACGCCGACCGCGCTACAGCGAGCGGATGA